The following coding sequences lie in one Candidatus Nitrospira allomarina genomic window:
- the guaB gene encoding IMP dehydrogenase, translating to MLEKQLRMGLTFDDVVLVPRHSNIIPSEVDPSTQLTRNIRINIPILSAAMDTVTEGRLAIAIAREGGIGIIHRALSPDMQASEVDKVKKSESGMILSPITISPDHTIRDAHHLMATYRISGIPVTKDGKLVGILTNRDLRFENRLDLKVSQVMTKNNLVTAPEGTGLDQAQAILHEHRIEKLPVVNDQFELKGLITIKDIQKKIKYPYACKDAHGRLRVGAAVGVGPDVEERLERLTKAGIDLIVVDTAHGHSQSVLEKVKDIKSRYPDLELMAGNVATSAATLDLIKAGADAIKVGVGPGSICTTRIVSGAGVPQLTAVADCATIAKEHQIPLIADGGIKYSGDLTKALAAGASCVMIGSLFAGTEESPGETVLYQGRTYKEYRGMGSLGAMERGGKDRYFQEGRESSKLVPEGIEARVPYKGNLAVMVYQLVGGLKAGMGYCGCRTIEELQQNAQFIQLTSAGLREAHVHDVVITKEAPNYRAD from the coding sequence ATGTTGGAAAAACAATTACGAATGGGACTCACCTTTGATGACGTGGTCCTGGTGCCGCGCCATTCAAATATCATCCCCTCTGAGGTGGATCCCTCTACCCAACTCACTCGAAATATTCGAATTAATATCCCAATTCTGAGCGCGGCCATGGATACCGTAACCGAAGGGCGATTGGCCATTGCGATAGCACGCGAAGGGGGGATTGGAATAATTCACCGCGCCCTCTCCCCTGACATGCAAGCCTCAGAAGTCGATAAGGTCAAAAAATCAGAAAGCGGTATGATCCTCTCTCCAATCACCATCTCCCCAGATCATACCATTCGCGATGCACACCATCTTATGGCGACCTATCGCATATCGGGAATCCCTGTAACCAAAGATGGGAAATTGGTCGGAATCTTAACGAACCGAGATCTTCGTTTTGAAAACCGTCTGGATCTAAAAGTTTCTCAGGTTATGACTAAAAACAACCTTGTGACTGCCCCTGAAGGCACGGGATTAGACCAGGCCCAGGCAATTCTTCATGAGCATCGCATTGAAAAACTTCCTGTTGTAAATGATCAATTTGAGTTAAAAGGGCTGATTACCATCAAAGACATTCAGAAAAAAATCAAATATCCCTATGCTTGCAAAGATGCGCACGGACGGTTGCGCGTTGGGGCGGCGGTCGGAGTCGGACCGGACGTAGAAGAACGCCTGGAGCGGCTCACAAAAGCTGGAATTGATCTAATCGTTGTCGATACCGCCCATGGGCACTCCCAAAGCGTCCTGGAAAAAGTCAAAGATATTAAATCTCGGTATCCAGACTTGGAATTAATGGCAGGAAATGTTGCAACTTCTGCCGCCACACTGGATCTCATTAAAGCCGGAGCAGATGCTATTAAAGTTGGAGTCGGGCCAGGCTCAATCTGCACCACCAGAATCGTATCAGGAGCCGGAGTTCCACAATTGACCGCAGTTGCGGATTGCGCCACCATCGCCAAAGAACACCAAATACCCTTGATTGCTGATGGAGGCATTAAATATTCGGGAGATCTCACCAAAGCCCTCGCGGCCGGCGCCTCCTGCGTGATGATCGGATCACTTTTTGCAGGAACCGAAGAATCTCCAGGGGAAACGGTATTGTATCAAGGCCGAACTTACAAAGAATATCGTGGAATGGGATCACTGGGGGCCATGGAACGCGGAGGAAAGGATCGTTACTTTCAAGAGGGGCGCGAATCTTCAAAATTAGTCCCTGAAGGCATTGAAGCCCGCGTTCCCTACAAGGGAAACCTTGCGGTCATGGTCTATCAATTAGTCGGAGGGCTGAAGGCAGGAATGGGGTACTGCGGATGTCGAACAATCGAAGAACTTCAACAGAATGCTCAATTCATTCAACTGACCTCTGCAGGGCTGCGAGAAGCCCACGTTCATGATGTGGTAATTACTAAGGAGGCCCCCAATTATAGGGCTGACTAA
- the guaA gene encoding glutamine-hydrolyzing GMP synthase: MHSHHDTIVILDFGSQYTQLIARRIREFHIFSVILPSQATVQDILNYHPKGIIFSGGPASVTQAHSPKIDSQIFDLAIPILGICYGMQLLAHQCGGTVNPTPHREFGRADLAIDDNTNLFLGLDPTVAFPVWMSHGDSVQQLPPGFHVIAHTAHAPIAAMKSSNDTQQLFGIQFHPEVIHTLHGSTILQNFARHICHCEPTWTMGSFIEKAVTEIRQTVGNGKVICALSGGVDSTVAAVLAHRAIGDQLTCLFIDNGLMRKNEVAQLQTTFDSAYHLKVRIADHAETFLAALGRTTDPERKRKIIGRQFIKVFEQEAVSLGKVGFLVQGTLYPDVIESLSVKGPSATIKTHHNVGGLPKRMKFKLIEPFRELFKDEVRQLGLELGLPEDIVWRQPFPGPGLAIRIIGSVTTQRLAILREADAIVREEIERAGLSRIIWQSFAVLLPIQTVGVMGDQRTYESVIAIRAVTSTDGMTADWGVIPAEVLGKMSNRIINEVQGINRVVYDISSKPPATIEWE; the protein is encoded by the coding sequence ATGCACTCGCACCACGATACCATTGTCATTCTGGATTTTGGATCGCAGTATACGCAACTCATTGCACGGCGGATACGCGAATTCCACATTTTTTCCGTAATTCTCCCCTCGCAGGCCACGGTTCAGGATATCCTTAACTATCATCCCAAAGGGATTATTTTCTCTGGAGGGCCCGCCAGCGTCACTCAGGCCCATTCTCCGAAAATTGACAGCCAAATCTTTGATCTTGCCATACCCATTCTCGGGATCTGCTATGGTATGCAATTGCTCGCTCATCAATGTGGCGGAACCGTCAACCCCACACCTCATCGTGAATTCGGTCGAGCCGATTTAGCCATTGACGACAACACGAATTTATTTCTAGGTCTCGATCCCACGGTTGCTTTTCCTGTCTGGATGTCCCATGGGGATTCGGTACAACAACTTCCACCTGGATTTCATGTGATCGCCCATACGGCCCATGCTCCGATCGCCGCGATGAAATCCTCCAATGACACCCAACAGCTCTTTGGTATCCAGTTTCACCCTGAAGTCATCCACACCCTTCATGGGTCAACGATTCTTCAAAACTTTGCACGTCATATCTGCCACTGCGAGCCAACCTGGACAATGGGATCATTCATTGAAAAGGCGGTAACAGAAATCCGGCAAACTGTTGGAAACGGCAAGGTCATTTGCGCACTCAGCGGAGGAGTGGATTCCACTGTGGCCGCTGTTCTGGCCCACCGGGCAATCGGCGACCAATTGACCTGTCTCTTCATCGACAATGGCCTCATGCGAAAGAATGAAGTGGCACAATTACAAACAACCTTTGATTCCGCCTATCATCTGAAGGTTCGCATTGCCGACCACGCAGAAACATTTCTGGCAGCACTGGGGCGCACAACAGACCCGGAACGCAAACGAAAAATCATTGGTCGTCAATTCATTAAGGTTTTTGAACAGGAAGCGGTCTCTTTAGGTAAGGTCGGGTTTCTGGTTCAGGGAACACTGTATCCGGATGTGATCGAAAGTCTGAGCGTCAAAGGACCATCGGCAACGATTAAAACACATCATAATGTCGGTGGCTTGCCGAAGCGCATGAAATTCAAACTGATTGAACCTTTTCGAGAGTTGTTTAAAGATGAAGTTCGTCAATTGGGATTGGAATTAGGTCTGCCGGAAGATATTGTCTGGAGACAACCCTTTCCCGGTCCAGGCTTAGCGATTCGCATCATTGGTTCCGTGACCACCCAGCGCCTAGCCATTCTTCGTGAGGCGGATGCTATTGTTCGTGAGGAAATTGAACGAGCCGGACTGTCAAGAATCATCTGGCAATCGTTTGCGGTCTTGCTGCCAATCCAAACCGTGGGAGTCATGGGCGACCAACGGACCTACGAATCAGTGATCGCCATTCGTGCCGTCACCAGTACCGACGGCATGACTGCGGATTGGGGCGTGATTCCAGCAGAGGTATTGGGCAAAATGTCCAATCGGATTATCAATGAAGTTCAAGGGATCAACCGTGTGGTGTATGACATTAGCTCAAAACCGCCAGCAACGATCGAATGGGAATAG
- a CDS encoding pseudouridine synthase, with amino-acid sequence MIQAEKTVRLQKIIARSGVASRRKAEELIQHGMVTVNGETVMTLGTKVDPAVDHIKVEGRHLKSRPPDMFLMLNKPVGYISTLHDPAGRPTIKALVPKPSIRLFPVGRLDYDSEGLLLLTNNGDIAQACLHPAHHVHKTYLVKIKGILEEPEIQKLRHGLMLEDGLTAPAKVKKAGKAAANSWVEITVHEGRKHQIKRMFEQIGHPVIRLKRVQFGPLNLGTLPPGQTRYLTDKEANDLRHLLIAPESPGPTVRQPKAALMRLSRPAAQLRPRPSTPNSNRSKNIASPAQRAGQPQPWTPTHPPIKKTEKFPPSRPAAPSRPRSPNPNSIKRRSTSTSAETIGQAGAHRSKDQQIKRMENFPKSGPAGQFWPRQGNPKPIRSKKTISTPGTNGNARPRRPGVTSKSRFKFKS; translated from the coding sequence ATGATTCAGGCAGAGAAAACAGTCCGTTTACAAAAAATCATCGCCCGTTCCGGAGTCGCTTCCAGACGCAAGGCTGAGGAACTGATCCAACATGGGATGGTCACCGTTAACGGAGAAACCGTCATGACGCTAGGGACCAAAGTTGATCCTGCGGTCGACCACATCAAGGTCGAAGGGCGCCATCTGAAGTCCCGACCTCCTGACATGTTTCTCATGCTTAATAAGCCAGTGGGATACATCTCCACCTTGCATGATCCTGCGGGGCGCCCCACGATTAAAGCCTTGGTTCCGAAACCTTCCATACGGCTATTCCCTGTCGGACGCTTAGATTATGATAGTGAAGGCTTACTTCTGCTCACCAATAACGGTGATATTGCACAAGCCTGCCTTCACCCCGCACACCATGTCCATAAAACATACCTGGTGAAAATTAAAGGTATTTTAGAGGAACCTGAAATCCAAAAACTCCGCCATGGGCTGATGTTGGAAGATGGACTCACAGCTCCCGCCAAAGTCAAAAAGGCCGGAAAAGCGGCGGCTAATTCCTGGGTGGAAATCACCGTCCATGAAGGACGTAAACACCAGATCAAACGAATGTTTGAGCAAATCGGCCATCCCGTGATCCGGTTAAAACGCGTTCAGTTTGGACCTCTGAACCTTGGAACCCTTCCCCCAGGCCAGACGCGATATTTAACAGATAAGGAAGCAAACGACTTACGCCATTTACTCATCGCACCTGAATCGCCAGGTCCGACTGTCCGCCAGCCGAAAGCTGCATTGATGCGCCTATCGAGACCTGCAGCTCAATTACGACCACGCCCCTCAACCCCCAATTCCAACAGAAGCAAGAACATCGCGTCACCTGCCCAAAGGGCTGGCCAACCACAACCATGGACACCAACTCATCCGCCGATTAAGAAAACGGAAAAATTCCCTCCATCCAGACCTGCGGCTCCTTCGCGACCACGCTCACCAAACCCGAATTCTATCAAAAGAAGGAGCACTTCGACGTCTGCGGAAACGATTGGCCAAGCAGGGGCCCACCGATCCAAAGATCAACAGATCAAAAGAATGGAAAATTTTCCTAAATCGGGACCCGCTGGTCAGTTTTGGCCACGCCAGGGAAACCCGAAACCCATCAGGAGTAAGAAGACGATCTCAACCCCTGGCACAAACGGCAATGCACGGCCCCGCCGACCCGGCGTCACATCAAAAAGCCGGTTCAAGTTTAAATCTTAA
- a CDS encoding molybdopterin-dependent oxidoreductase: MSSLNNSPFSFPLSRRALFKLGGLATIGVGFPGCDLGSMFAVPPRETTYFTSNEKFYTVNFMDASYNFTRDLDVEQWKMVVKGAVERPLVMKWRDLLNQESFDQAVTLMCIDTLPGGSSLGTAMWRGISLKKLLQDIGADEDTARDVIFRASDGYSDSIPFARAMEDDVMLAYLMNGEKLPKDHGFPVRLIVPGLYGIKNVKWITEIEVYNGDYLGYWQQKGWTDDGTIHIFSRIDSPGHYQSLQGSQQRLRGIAYGGPESISEVQLSFDQEKTWVSAEIEPPLSPLTWVIWNYDWSPPKPGKHMVSVRAIDTKGKIQTSEITRPQPAGATGLHSIVLDVLNA, encoded by the coding sequence ATGTCATCTTTAAATAATTCTCCTTTTTCTTTTCCACTGAGCCGTCGGGCCCTTTTCAAACTTGGCGGATTGGCTACCATCGGCGTGGGTTTTCCTGGGTGCGATTTGGGGTCGATGTTTGCGGTTCCTCCCCGGGAGACCACTTATTTTACGTCAAACGAAAAATTTTACACCGTAAATTTCATGGATGCTTCTTATAATTTTACCCGTGACTTGGATGTGGAGCAATGGAAAATGGTGGTCAAAGGCGCGGTGGAACGCCCTCTGGTGATGAAATGGCGTGATCTGCTCAATCAGGAATCCTTTGATCAGGCTGTGACCCTGATGTGTATTGATACCCTTCCAGGCGGGAGCAGTTTGGGGACCGCTATGTGGAGAGGGATTTCCCTTAAAAAACTTTTGCAAGACATCGGAGCCGATGAAGACACCGCCCGTGATGTGATTTTTCGAGCATCTGACGGGTATTCCGATAGTATTCCATTTGCCAGAGCCATGGAAGATGATGTCATGTTGGCCTATTTGATGAATGGGGAAAAGCTTCCTAAGGATCATGGCTTTCCGGTTCGCCTGATTGTTCCAGGTCTCTACGGGATTAAAAATGTGAAATGGATTACGGAAATCGAAGTCTATAACGGCGACTACCTTGGCTACTGGCAACAAAAAGGTTGGACGGATGATGGGACCATTCATATTTTTTCCCGCATCGATAGCCCGGGTCATTACCAGTCTTTACAAGGATCTCAACAGCGATTACGCGGGATTGCCTATGGGGGACCGGAGAGCATCAGTGAGGTTCAACTGAGTTTTGATCAGGAGAAAACCTGGGTGTCCGCCGAAATCGAACCACCGTTGTCTCCTTTAACCTGGGTGATTTGGAATTATGATTGGAGTCCGCCAAAACCCGGCAAGCACATGGTGTCTGTCAGGGCTATAGATACGAAGGGAAAGATCCAAACCTCGGAAATCACGAGACCACAACCGGCTGGGGCGACGGGATTGCATTCCATTGTTCTGGATGTGCTGAACGCTTAA
- a CDS encoding UDP-glucuronic acid decarboxylase family protein, translating into MRIFLTGGAGFLGSHLCETLIHQGHTVICLDNLLTGRTENIGALMGHPKFSFIHYNVCDYLHVDGPVDAVMHFASPASPQDYLEFPIATMKVGALGTHKALGLAKAKQARFLLASTSEVYGDPLVNPQPESYWGNVNPISPRGVYDEAKRFAEALTTAYHRFHGLDTRIVRIFNTYGPRMRPKDGRVVSNFIVQALQGHPLTVYGDGSQTRSFCYVDDLVAGILSLLQAPPDEFRKSQDVQDSVRFGKTQANLGSIHDPVNIGNPQELTVMDIAKTVIKLTNSSSTITQHPLPIDDPKVRRPNIEKATTLLKWEPRITLEQGLEKAIDYFRSHLALAK; encoded by the coding sequence ATGCGGATATTCTTGACGGGAGGAGCCGGTTTTTTAGGAAGTCATTTATGTGAAACGCTTATCCATCAAGGACATACCGTCATATGCCTGGACAATCTCCTTACCGGACGTACAGAGAATATCGGTGCACTCATGGGGCACCCGAAGTTCTCGTTTATTCACTACAATGTCTGCGATTATCTTCATGTCGACGGACCAGTCGATGCCGTCATGCATTTTGCATCACCGGCGAGCCCGCAAGACTATCTGGAATTTCCCATTGCCACGATGAAAGTCGGCGCGTTAGGCACACACAAAGCGCTGGGCCTAGCCAAGGCGAAACAGGCGCGATTTCTCCTTGCCAGCACATCCGAAGTCTACGGAGATCCACTGGTCAACCCACAGCCGGAATCCTATTGGGGCAACGTCAATCCCATTAGCCCCAGAGGTGTCTACGACGAAGCCAAACGATTTGCCGAAGCCTTAACCACCGCCTACCATCGCTTTCATGGCCTCGACACAAGAATCGTCAGAATCTTCAATACCTATGGCCCACGCATGCGCCCAAAAGATGGACGGGTGGTGTCCAATTTTATTGTGCAAGCCTTACAAGGGCATCCGTTAACAGTATATGGCGATGGGTCACAGACCCGCAGCTTTTGTTACGTCGATGATCTGGTCGCGGGAATCCTATCGCTTCTGCAAGCCCCGCCAGACGAATTTCGAAAAAGTCAAGATGTTCAAGATTCGGTTCGCTTCGGAAAGACTCAGGCCAACCTCGGCTCCATACATGACCCTGTTAACATCGGCAATCCACAAGAACTCACCGTCATGGACATTGCCAAAACGGTGATCAAACTCACCAACTCATCAAGCACGATAACCCAACACCCCCTTCCAATCGATGACCCTAAAGTACGCCGACCCAATATCGAAAAGGCGACCACTCTGCTCAAGTGGGAACCCCGGATTACTTTGGAACAAGGCCTTGAAAAAGCCATCGACTATTTCCGTTCTCATTTGGCCCTTGCAAAGTAA
- a CDS encoding amidohydrolase produces the protein MQNIRQDHILEGILVTLRGSLAACPEVAGSEVMTSTLITNFLHSYPPDKLLTHLGGYGIAAVYDGQRPGPTVMIRCELDGLPVEEADKTQWLVPGANIAHRCGHDGHMAIVAGLAPLLHRTPPTCGRVVLLFQPSEETGAGARAIIDDPNFEKFRPDCAITLHNLPGFPKGHIVYRRGTFASASVGMRVRLLGQASHAAEPEQARSPANAVGRLLAELPQLSRVTDNPYCMLTLTHAQLGLMSFGLTPGEATVCATLRAASAAGLQNLRREAEQCVRLCAEAERLFAEVEWVQDFPATINDDALVDTLERVCRDTGIEAMEIPKPFRWSEDFGHFGDICPILHFGLGIGEHAPGLHQPDYEFCDETILIAVSGFYEMVKSLLIGYESQGEKAATGT, from the coding sequence ATGCAGAACATTCGGCAGGACCACATACTTGAAGGCATTTTAGTCACCCTTCGTGGCTCCCTTGCGGCTTGCCCGGAAGTGGCCGGGTCAGAGGTCATGACGTCAACACTCATCACAAATTTTTTACATTCCTATCCACCGGACAAACTGTTGACCCATCTCGGTGGTTATGGAATCGCAGCGGTCTATGACGGCCAACGTCCCGGGCCAACGGTGATGATACGCTGTGAACTGGATGGACTGCCTGTGGAAGAAGCAGACAAAACCCAATGGCTCGTGCCAGGAGCGAACATTGCCCACCGCTGCGGACATGACGGACATATGGCCATCGTGGCGGGCCTGGCTCCCTTACTTCATCGCACACCACCAACCTGTGGACGAGTGGTGCTCTTATTTCAGCCCTCAGAGGAAACGGGGGCAGGCGCACGGGCAATTATCGATGACCCGAATTTTGAGAAGTTCCGTCCAGACTGCGCTATCACCCTGCATAATCTACCAGGATTTCCCAAGGGGCATATCGTGTATCGACGGGGGACATTTGCCAGTGCCTCTGTCGGAATGAGAGTTCGTCTACTTGGCCAAGCGTCCCACGCGGCCGAGCCGGAACAGGCTCGTTCTCCTGCGAATGCAGTTGGAAGGCTTCTGGCTGAACTGCCCCAACTGAGCAGGGTCACGGACAATCCCTACTGTATGCTCACGCTGACTCATGCGCAGCTGGGACTCATGTCATTTGGGCTCACACCGGGAGAAGCAACCGTGTGTGCTACGCTTCGAGCCGCTTCCGCCGCGGGCCTTCAAAATTTACGTCGCGAAGCGGAACAGTGCGTTCGCCTTTGTGCGGAGGCGGAACGGCTTTTTGCAGAAGTCGAGTGGGTGCAGGATTTTCCGGCGACAATCAACGATGATGCCTTGGTTGATACCCTCGAACGCGTGTGCCGGGATACGGGAATTGAGGCCATGGAAATTCCCAAACCGTTCCGCTGGTCGGAGGACTTTGGACATTTTGGCGATATTTGTCCCATCCTCCATTTTGGACTTGGTATTGGGGAGCATGCACCAGGCCTCCATCAGCCGGATTATGAGTTCTGCGATGAGACAATCCTGATTGCGGTAAGTGGCTTTTATGAAATGGTCAAATCACTGTTGATCGGATATGAAAGTCAAGGAGAAAAAGCCGCAACCGGTACCTGA
- a CDS encoding TolC family protein, protein MYSSLIILSMILLLNGCTGLKTDLAIPENEMPTSFKDKTDTTNIADIQWKDYFVDPLLHKLIDTAIKNNIDLQMALQRIEIARSSVRAASGALMPTMDLGVGTAIRRFGRYTMDGAGNSTTDITPGQTVPTNLPDLFVGLQSSWEVDIWGKLQNQRSSAMAKFLGSIEGTSFVVSNLVADVAIYYNELRALDNELDIIRQTLHTQYESLEVIELQKETGRATELAVELFKAQVLNTSILEKEVLQQITITENHINFLLGRFPQPIERTKGEYFTDIPHEISSGVPSQLLANRPDVREAEFQIKASKFDLKVAKAAFFPTFNITASFGFQAFNPDFLFVAPASIAYTTVGTLVAPLINRNALRAQFHLAEANQLTAMYHYQKTILNAYVEVANELSNIHNLRKINALKKQQNKVLRQSVETSHVLYRYGRASYLEVLIAQRNALQSNLELINFAKQLRIAVVKIYKALGGGWK, encoded by the coding sequence ATGTATTCCAGCCTTATCATTTTGTCCATGATTCTATTGTTAAATGGTTGCACAGGACTTAAAACCGACTTGGCTATTCCGGAAAACGAAATGCCAACAAGTTTTAAGGATAAAACAGATACCACCAATATAGCTGACATCCAGTGGAAAGATTACTTTGTCGATCCGCTCCTCCATAAATTAATAGATACCGCCATCAAGAATAACATTGATTTGCAAATGGCATTGCAGCGAATTGAAATTGCGCGTTCAAGTGTCAGAGCAGCATCCGGAGCACTGATGCCGACAATGGATTTGGGCGTCGGAACCGCTATTCGCCGATTCGGACGGTACACCATGGACGGGGCCGGGAACTCAACGACCGACATCACTCCCGGTCAAACCGTTCCCACCAATTTGCCTGATCTCTTTGTGGGCCTACAGTCATCGTGGGAGGTCGATATTTGGGGCAAGCTGCAAAATCAGCGCAGTTCCGCCATGGCGAAATTTTTGGGAAGTATCGAAGGGACAAGCTTTGTCGTGTCTAACCTGGTAGCCGATGTTGCAATTTATTATAACGAATTACGGGCATTGGATAATGAATTGGACATCATCAGGCAAACCCTCCACACACAGTACGAATCGTTGGAGGTAATTGAATTGCAGAAGGAAACCGGGAGGGCAACCGAATTAGCCGTGGAATTATTTAAGGCTCAAGTGCTCAATACCAGTATTTTGGAAAAAGAAGTTCTGCAACAAATTACGATCACCGAAAATCACATAAACTTCTTGTTGGGGCGCTTTCCACAACCCATTGAACGGACCAAAGGCGAATATTTCACAGATATTCCACATGAGATTTCGTCGGGTGTTCCTTCCCAATTGCTGGCAAACCGACCGGATGTTCGTGAAGCCGAATTCCAGATCAAGGCCAGTAAGTTCGATTTGAAAGTGGCTAAAGCTGCTTTTTTCCCAACCTTTAATATTACCGCAAGTTTTGGGTTCCAAGCCTTCAATCCCGATTTTTTATTTGTGGCGCCCGCCTCAATCGCGTATACCACGGTAGGCACATTGGTCGCCCCACTTATTAATAGAAATGCCTTACGAGCACAGTTCCACCTTGCTGAAGCTAATCAGCTGACTGCTATGTATCATTATCAGAAGACCATTTTGAACGCCTATGTTGAAGTGGCCAATGAACTCTCTAATATTCATAACTTGCGAAAAATCAATGCTTTGAAAAAGCAACAAAACAAAGTATTGCGACAATCTGTCGAAACGTCACACGTACTCTATAGATATGGCAGGGCAAGCTACCTGGAGGTCCTCATTGCACAACGGAATGCTTTGCAATCCAACCTCGAATTAATCAATTTTGCCAAGCAATTACGCATAGCGGTCGTAAAAATATACAAGGCATTAGGAGGAGGATGGAAATAA